The proteins below are encoded in one region of Geobacter sp.:
- a CDS encoding PAS domain S-box protein — MIVSFLLHLVSLLAFLLVIVAGATPCCAHFAQPHSVRVVMDDNYPPYVFHGAKGEIQGILVDQWRLWEEKTGIQVELHAMNWAEAQQRMMEGEFDVIDTIFRNENREKIYDFTPPYAIIPVPLFFHADITGIRGVTDLQGFTVAAKAGGNVLSILRKNGITNIVEYPSYEKIIEAARAGKIKVFTVDRPPALYYLNKLGIQDRFRETAPMYSGELHRAVAKGNRELLQVVKDGFATITPAEYQAIERKWNGHAILETTPLKYLLLLGVVAMVIIVVLAFWNRALRRAVTSRTAELADRQKLLSTILDSSPAAIAITRLGDGTFLSVNATFEKLFGYSNSELIGNTSLSLDIYSPDDRERLVAPVREQGAARNIELALRCKDGTLMQTYTSAVPFIYEGQECMLNNVVDVTEKKAIERELALREEELRVIFDTSQAGILLVDPKGVITLANERMAVMFGYPLTELIGSHYPDHVHPAERDTGDSRMQMLISGEIDNVNTERRFVRKDGSDFWGYLSGRRHVDRDGTFISLVGVIADITERKQAETLLRESEDKFRSIFDHAIDGILIADIEQRKIIEANRTACLMLGYEHDELLGLNIEQMHPPEHLQETLDLFDRIVRKEVTSAEDVLVQRKDGSAFYADINAAHLIMGGQSCIAGTFRDTTERRKTREALLESENRYRSLIQQAAAWIWSTDDQIRHTYSNRYVEGLLGYQVEEFLAMNLFDLIHPDDHDSVRKVIARAKRNGNSWHGMLLRWRHRDGSWRYMESSGGPVFDASGRFSGLNGVDIDVTARINLQEERDKSQRLESLGVLAGGIAHDFNNILTGILGNVSFARMLIGEDHAAFLRLADCEKAAQRASELTRQLLTFSRGGEPVRKAVDTQQLITECLSFVLRGANVKGEVDFLPDTWWSDVDAGQMSQVINNLLINAKQAMPEGGTVTVKTENVVVHESDPLPVQAGRYIRVTIIDRGAGIPAELLPRIFDPYFTTKSQGSGLGLASVYSILKRHGGMVTASSKIGEGSAFTLLIPAVKAQTKEIPDNEPVIPSPTGHGKILVMDDEEMIRTLAVSMLKTLGYQAESCADGREAVARHAAALERGAPFDAILLDLTVPGGMGGKEAAQLIHARDPKVAMVVSSGYSSDTVIADYQDHGFSGAVIKPYTMQRMAAELARVLRKQGD, encoded by the coding sequence ATGATAGTGTCCTTTCTCCTTCACCTTGTATCCCTGCTCGCATTCCTACTCGTCATCGTTGCCGGAGCAACGCCTTGCTGCGCTCACTTTGCGCAACCCCATTCCGTCAGGGTGGTGATGGACGACAACTATCCTCCGTACGTGTTCCATGGCGCCAAAGGTGAGATCCAGGGGATACTTGTCGATCAATGGCGGCTCTGGGAAGAGAAAACCGGCATCCAGGTCGAGCTGCATGCCATGAACTGGGCCGAGGCCCAACAGCGCATGATGGAAGGGGAATTTGATGTCATCGACACGATCTTCCGCAATGAAAATCGCGAGAAGATTTACGATTTCACCCCTCCATACGCAATCATTCCCGTGCCGCTCTTTTTCCATGCAGACATCACGGGCATTCGCGGCGTTACCGACCTCCAGGGCTTCACTGTTGCCGCCAAGGCAGGGGGTAATGTCCTCAGCATCCTCAGGAAAAACGGCATCACCAACATTGTCGAATATCCCAGCTACGAAAAGATCATCGAGGCGGCCCGTGCCGGCAAGATCAAGGTCTTTACCGTAGACCGGCCGCCCGCCCTCTATTATCTCAACAAACTGGGCATCCAGGACCGTTTCCGCGAGACCGCGCCCATGTACAGCGGAGAACTTCACCGGGCTGTGGCCAAGGGAAACCGGGAACTGCTGCAGGTAGTGAAGGACGGCTTTGCCACCATCACACCGGCAGAGTACCAGGCCATTGAACGGAAATGGAATGGGCACGCAATTCTCGAAACCACACCCCTGAAGTACCTCCTTCTGCTCGGCGTCGTGGCAATGGTCATCATCGTCGTCCTCGCATTCTGGAACCGCGCCCTCCGGCGAGCCGTTACCAGCCGGACAGCGGAACTGGCCGACCGACAAAAGCTGCTCTCCACCATCCTCGACAGCTCACCTGCGGCCATCGCCATCACGCGGCTCGGCGACGGCACCTTTCTCTCGGTCAACGCCACCTTTGAAAAGCTGTTCGGCTATTCGAACAGCGAACTCATCGGCAACACCTCCCTCAGCCTCGACATTTACTCGCCCGATGACCGGGAACGGCTCGTGGCCCCGGTCCGGGAGCAGGGGGCCGCCCGCAACATCGAGCTTGCCCTGCGTTGCAAAGATGGAACCCTGATGCAGACCTATACCTCGGCAGTCCCGTTCATCTATGAAGGCCAGGAGTGCATGCTGAACAATGTCGTCGACGTGACCGAAAAAAAGGCCATCGAACGGGAACTGGCCCTGCGCGAGGAAGAATTACGGGTGATCTTCGACACCTCCCAGGCCGGAATCCTGCTCGTCGACCCCAAGGGAGTGATTACCCTTGCCAACGAGCGTATGGCCGTCATGTTTGGCTACCCCCTGACCGAGCTGATCGGCTCACACTACCCCGACCACGTACATCCGGCCGAGCGCGACACCGGGGACAGCCGGATGCAGATGCTCATTTCCGGAGAGATCGACAATGTCAACACCGAGCGGCGCTTCGTCCGCAAGGACGGATCCGACTTCTGGGGCTACCTGAGCGGCAGGCGCCATGTCGATCGGGACGGCACTTTCATCTCCCTGGTGGGGGTCATTGCCGACATAACCGAACGCAAGCAGGCGGAAACGCTTTTGCGGGAATCGGAAGACAAATTCCGCTCCATCTTCGACCATGCCATCGATGGTATCCTGATTGCGGATATTGAACAGAGGAAGATTATCGAGGCCAACAGGACCGCCTGCCTGATGCTCGGCTATGAACATGACGAACTGCTGGGGCTTAACATCGAGCAGATGCATCCGCCGGAGCATCTCCAGGAAACCTTGGACCTTTTCGACCGCATCGTGCGTAAGGAAGTTACGTCTGCCGAGGATGTGCTGGTGCAGAGAAAAGACGGATCGGCATTCTATGCCGATATCAATGCCGCCCATCTGATCATGGGAGGGCAGTCGTGCATTGCCGGGACGTTCAGAGACACCACCGAGCGGAGAAAGACCAGGGAGGCCCTCCTGGAGAGCGAAAACCGCTACCGCTCGCTGATACAGCAGGCCGCTGCCTGGATCTGGTCGACGGACGACCAGATCAGACACACCTATTCGAACCGCTATGTTGAGGGATTGCTGGGATACCAGGTCGAGGAATTCCTGGCCATGAACCTGTTCGACCTGATCCATCCGGACGACCACGATTCGGTCAGGAAGGTTATAGCCCGCGCCAAGCGCAACGGCAACAGCTGGCACGGAATGCTCCTGCGCTGGCGCCACCGGGACGGAAGCTGGCGCTACATGGAATCAAGCGGCGGACCGGTCTTCGACGCCAGCGGTCGATTCAGCGGCCTGAATGGGGTGGACATCGACGTGACGGCCCGCATCAATCTCCAGGAGGAACGGGACAAGAGCCAGCGGCTGGAATCGCTCGGCGTCCTTGCCGGCGGTATCGCCCACGACTTCAACAACATTCTTACCGGCATTCTGGGGAATGTCTCCTTTGCCCGGATGCTGATCGGCGAAGACCACGCAGCATTCCTGCGTCTGGCCGATTGCGAGAAGGCGGCCCAGCGGGCAAGCGAACTGACCCGACAGCTCTTGACCTTTTCCCGGGGCGGAGAGCCGGTCAGGAAGGCGGTCGACACCCAACAGCTCATTACCGAGTGCCTCTCCTTTGTCCTGCGCGGTGCAAACGTGAAAGGCGAGGTGGACTTCCTCCCGGACACGTGGTGGAGCGATGTCGATGCAGGCCAGATGAGCCAGGTGATCAACAATCTGCTGATCAACGCCAAGCAGGCCATGCCCGAAGGGGGCACAGTCACGGTAAAGACCGAGAATGTGGTTGTCCACGAAAGTGATCCGTTACCGGTCCAGGCGGGGAGGTATATCAGGGTTACCATCATTGACCGGGGAGCCGGCATCCCTGCGGAGCTTCTGCCGCGGATATTCGACCCCTATTTTACCACCAAATCCCAGGGGAGCGGCCTTGGCCTGGCTTCGGTCTATTCGATCCTGAAACGGCACGGCGGCATGGTGACGGCCTCCTCCAAGATAGGCGAAGGAAGCGCATTTACCCTGCTGATACCTGCCGTAAAGGCCCAGACAAAGGAAATACCGGATAACGAACCGGTAATTCCCTCACCGACGGGGCATGGCAAGATTCTGGTAATGGACGACGAAGAGATGATACGGACCCTTGCCGTATCCATGCTCAAGACGCTGGGATATCAGGCCGAATCCTGCGCCGACGGCCGGGAGGCCGTGGCACGCCATGCCGCTGCCCTTGAAAGGGGAGCCCCCTTTGACGCCATCCTGCTTGACCTCACCGTTCCGGGCGGCATGGGTGGCAAGGA
- a CDS encoding peptidylprolyl isomerase, with protein MQRARIGSTVTVQYVGTLANGRIFDSTTDEEPLTFTIGANQVFPALEQAVDGMAAGEVRNIVVAAADAFGPRLQENIIRVERSRLPAEKEIRVGQKLGIQFAGGQERVMLVTEVDENQVTLDGNHPLAGLDLTFALRLDGITEPS; from the coding sequence ATGCAGCGCGCCCGGATCGGCAGCACTGTAACCGTCCAGTATGTCGGCACCCTCGCCAACGGCAGGATCTTCGACAGCACCACCGACGAAGAGCCGCTCACGTTCACCATTGGTGCCAATCAGGTCTTTCCCGCTCTGGAGCAGGCAGTGGACGGCATGGCAGCCGGCGAAGTGCGCAATATCGTTGTCGCTGCCGCAGATGCCTTTGGTCCCCGCCTGCAGGAGAACATCATCAGGGTCGAACGCTCCCGCCTCCCCGCTGAAAAAGAGATCAGGGTTGGGCAAAAACTCGGCATCCAGTTCGCCGGCGGTCAGGAACGGGTCATGCTGGTGACCGAAGTCGACGAGAATCAGGTCACACTCGATGGGAACCATCCCCTTGCAGGGCTCGACCTGACCTTCGCGCTGAGGCTTGATGGCATAACCGAGCCGTCATGA
- a CDS encoding PAS domain-containing protein has protein sequence MQVSLLPSCRYCEQNAAIGSDMREGNAKILRTGALAVAGAVSLILFSMLQKKIMGVEITFTPRALVVPIFFGGSSGLLIGIWQERLRTAMRLLAASEERYRTVTDFASDFTFLMTPDKTLRYVSPSAQRVTGYDASEFAANPGLFDTIMHPEDAGIWQEHRKHHNEHGDFKEIHARIVAKNGEIRWIKHVCRPVVNEQGEYLGTRGSYSDISDIIRAQQEIVALNQTLEAKVAERTASLEEATYELTVLNENLQAQRNALERANQELEAFSYSVSHDLRAPLRHINSYSNLLVDNFASLSEEGQAYVQRICRATHRMEGLIDALLQFSRVARAQIVAEEVDLSGLAQTALSMLSESDPERSVSIRIAEGLRARGDRRLLEIVLQNLLGNAWKYTVKREDALIAFDRTQIDGRSWFLVRDNGTGFDMKYAEKLFQPFQRLHGQEYDGTGIGLATVKRIIERHGGEIRAEGRIDAGASFFFHLGNN, from the coding sequence ATGCAGGTATCTCTCCTCCCATCCTGCCGATATTGTGAGCAAAACGCTGCAATCGGGAGCGATATGCGCGAAGGAAACGCCAAGATTCTTCGAACAGGTGCTCTGGCAGTTGCTGGGGCGGTTTCCCTGATCCTGTTCTCCATGCTGCAGAAGAAGATCATGGGGGTTGAGATAACCTTTACCCCGCGGGCACTGGTCGTCCCGATCTTCTTCGGCGGGAGCAGCGGTCTTCTGATAGGGATCTGGCAAGAGCGCTTGCGCACTGCCATGCGACTCCTGGCTGCAAGCGAGGAGCGCTACCGGACCGTCACCGATTTCGCCAGCGATTTTACCTTCCTCATGACGCCGGACAAAACCCTCCGCTATGTCTCTCCCTCCGCGCAGCGGGTCACCGGCTATGACGCCTCGGAATTCGCCGCAAACCCAGGTCTGTTCGATACGATCATGCATCCGGAAGACGCCGGGATCTGGCAGGAACACCGGAAACACCACAACGAGCATGGCGACTTCAAGGAGATCCACGCCCGGATCGTTGCCAAAAACGGAGAAATCCGCTGGATCAAGCACGTATGCCGGCCGGTTGTCAACGAGCAAGGGGAGTACCTCGGCACCCGCGGCAGCTACAGCGACATCAGCGACATCATTCGCGCCCAGCAGGAAATAGTCGCTCTAAACCAGACCCTGGAGGCCAAGGTGGCCGAGCGCACGGCATCGCTCGAAGAGGCAACCTATGAGCTGACCGTCTTGAACGAGAATCTCCAGGCGCAGAGGAACGCCCTGGAGCGCGCCAACCAGGAACTCGAAGCCTTCAGCTACTCGGTATCCCATGACCTGCGCGCCCCCTTGCGACACATAAACAGCTACAGCAACCTGCTTGTGGACAATTTTGCCAGCCTCAGCGAGGAAGGGCAGGCGTACGTGCAGAGAATCTGCCGCGCCACACACCGCATGGAAGGGCTCATCGATGCATTGCTCCAATTTTCCCGAGTAGCCCGGGCACAGATCGTGGCTGAGGAGGTCGATCTCTCCGGGCTTGCCCAGACTGCCCTGTCCATGCTTTCCGAGTCCGATCCGGAGAGATCCGTATCGATTCGGATTGCCGAAGGGCTGCGTGCCCGTGGCGACAGGCGGCTCCTCGAAATCGTTCTCCAGAACCTGCTCGGCAACGCGTGGAAGTACACGGTCAAGAGGGAAGACGCGCTGATAGCATTCGACCGGACCCAGATCGACGGGAGATCATGGTTCCTTGTCCGGGACAATGGGACAGGTTTTGACATGAAATATGCTGAAAAGCTTTTCCAGCCATTCCAGAGGCTGCACGGCCAGGAATACGACGGAACCGGCATCGGCCTTGCCACCGTGAAACGGATCATCGAGCGGCATGGCGGAGAAATCCGGGCTGAAGGTCGCATCGATGCCGGAGCTTCGTTCTTCTTCCACTTAGGCAATAACTGA
- the nifK gene encoding nitrogenase molybdenum-iron protein subunit beta, producing the protein MANNLGLAVKPVTETTQEELDRVAAWINTEEYKELNFKREALVVAPPHACQPLGAELVAHAFEGSLPFVHGSQGCASYYRSTLNRHFREPAPAVSDSMTEDGAVFGGQNNLHEGLENAIALYKPKMIPVFTSCMPEIIGDDLTAFIKNARGKGIVPEGMPVPYANTPSFNGSHVHGYDSMLLSILQTLTEGKKLEGRCTGKINLVPGFDANTGNFREYKRIFDEFGIPYTILGDISDVFDSPLDGTYRMYPGGTKLEDAADSINGKATISVGPFSAAKTFSWLKDNYSGKHVALPMPLGIAKTDAFLMKIAELSGKPVPESLKSERGRAVDAMTDSHQYIHGKKFALYGDPDQLIGYVSFLLEMGAMPCHILCSKGSKKVQKEIQTLLDASMYGKLGKIYMGKDLWHLRSLVMTEPVDAIIGDTHAKFISRDAGIPLFRFGFPIFDRVNLHRSPLIGYQGVINMVTEICNKFIDITDNTCDDRHFEMMR; encoded by the coding sequence ATGGCTAACAATTTAGGATTAGCAGTCAAGCCGGTCACCGAGACCACCCAGGAAGAACTGGACCGGGTCGCGGCCTGGATCAACACGGAAGAGTACAAAGAACTGAATTTCAAACGGGAGGCACTGGTAGTAGCACCTCCCCACGCCTGCCAGCCGCTGGGCGCCGAGCTTGTGGCCCATGCCTTCGAGGGGTCACTTCCGTTCGTACACGGCTCGCAGGGATGCGCCTCCTACTACCGCTCAACCCTGAACCGCCACTTCCGCGAGCCGGCACCGGCAGTATCCGACTCCATGACCGAAGACGGCGCCGTGTTCGGCGGCCAGAACAACCTGCACGAGGGGCTGGAGAACGCCATCGCCCTCTACAAGCCGAAGATGATCCCGGTCTTCACCTCCTGCATGCCGGAGATCATTGGCGACGACCTCACCGCCTTCATCAAGAACGCCCGCGGCAAAGGGATCGTCCCGGAAGGGATGCCGGTCCCCTATGCCAACACCCCGAGCTTCAACGGCTCCCACGTCCACGGCTACGATTCCATGCTGCTCTCCATCCTGCAGACCCTGACGGAAGGGAAGAAGCTGGAGGGGCGCTGTACCGGGAAGATCAACCTCGTCCCCGGCTTCGATGCCAACACCGGCAATTTCCGCGAGTACAAGCGGATCTTCGACGAGTTCGGCATCCCCTACACCATTCTCGGCGACATCTCCGACGTCTTCGATTCGCCCCTGGACGGCACCTACCGCATGTATCCCGGCGGCACCAAGCTGGAAGATGCTGCGGACTCCATCAACGGCAAGGCGACCATCAGTGTCGGCCCCTTCTCCGCTGCCAAGACCTTCTCCTGGCTAAAGGACAACTACTCCGGCAAGCATGTGGCCCTGCCCATGCCCCTGGGAATAGCCAAGACCGATGCCTTCCTGATGAAGATCGCCGAGCTTTCCGGCAAGCCGGTCCCCGAGAGCCTGAAGAGCGAACGTGGCCGGGCGGTGGATGCCATGACCGACTCCCATCAGTATATTCACGGCAAGAAATTCGCCCTCTACGGCGATCCTGACCAGCTCATCGGCTATGTCTCCTTCCTTCTGGAGATGGGGGCCATGCCCTGCCACATCCTCTGCAGCAAAGGGAGCAAAAAGGTGCAGAAGGAGATCCAGACCCTCCTGGATGCATCCATGTATGGCAAGCTGGGCAAGATCTACATGGGGAAAGACCTCTGGCACTTGCGCAGCCTGGTCATGACCGAGCCGGTGGACGCCATCATCGGCGACACCCATGCCAAGTTCATCTCTCGTGACGCCGGGATCCCGCTCTTCCGTTTCGGCTTCCCGATCTTCGACCGGGTCAACCTGCACCGCTCACCCCTCATCGGCTACCAAGGGGTGATCAACATGGTCACCGAGATCTGCAACAAGTTCATCGACATCACCGACAACACCTGCGACGACCGGCATTTCGAGATGATGCGGTAA
- the nifD gene encoding nitrogenase molybdenum-iron protein alpha chain: MSITTVEGITKESTQEMIDKVLDAYPEKGKKKRTPHLAPNDQASGSACVKSNKKTVPGVMSARGCAYAGAKGVVWGPIRDMVHVSHGPVGCGWYSWGTRRNLVTGRLGVDQFAMQFTSDFQEKDIVYGGDKKLKQLLGEAKELFPLAKGISILSECPVGLIGDDINSVAKQSAKELDLPIIPCNCEGFRGVSQSLGHHISNDTIRDYIIETREFAEPIGPYDIALIGEYNIGGDAWSTKPLLEECGFNVKAVWTGDGELEKIAATHQVKLNVIHCYRSMNYMCKVMEEKYGIPWIELNFFGPTKIKQSLRKLAELFDDSIKEKVEAVIAKYDPQMQTVIEEYRARLEGKKVMLYVGGLRPRHTIGAYEDLGMICVGSGYEFAHTDDYDRTASEMPDATVVYDDASEFEMEQFAHVLKPDLVGSGIKEKYLFQKMGIPFRQMHSWDYSGPYHGYKGFPIFARDIDMAINSPTWDLVKSPF, translated from the coding sequence ATGTCAATAACGACTGTAGAAGGTATCACCAAAGAGTCGACCCAGGAGATGATCGACAAGGTCCTGGATGCCTATCCCGAGAAAGGGAAGAAGAAACGGACCCCTCACCTTGCCCCTAACGACCAGGCATCAGGCTCGGCCTGCGTCAAATCCAACAAGAAGACGGTGCCCGGCGTCATGTCCGCCCGCGGCTGCGCCTATGCCGGCGCCAAAGGGGTCGTCTGGGGCCCCATCCGCGACATGGTCCACGTCTCCCATGGCCCGGTAGGGTGCGGCTGGTACTCCTGGGGGACCCGGCGCAACCTGGTCACCGGCAGGCTGGGGGTCGACCAGTTCGCCATGCAGTTCACCTCCGACTTCCAGGAAAAGGACATCGTCTACGGCGGCGACAAGAAGCTGAAGCAGCTTTTGGGAGAGGCCAAGGAGCTTTTTCCCCTTGCCAAGGGAATCTCGATCCTTTCCGAATGCCCGGTTGGTCTCATCGGCGACGACATCAACTCGGTAGCCAAGCAGAGCGCCAAGGAACTGGACCTCCCGATTATCCCCTGCAACTGCGAAGGGTTCCGCGGGGTTTCCCAGTCCCTGGGGCACCACATCAGTAACGACACCATCCGCGACTACATCATCGAGACACGCGAGTTTGCCGAGCCGATCGGACCATACGACATCGCGTTGATCGGCGAATACAACATCGGCGGCGACGCCTGGTCGACCAAGCCGCTCCTGGAAGAGTGCGGGTTCAACGTCAAGGCGGTCTGGACCGGTGACGGCGAACTGGAGAAGATCGCAGCCACCCACCAGGTGAAGCTCAATGTCATCCACTGCTACCGCTCCATGAACTACATGTGCAAGGTAATGGAAGAGAAGTACGGCATCCCCTGGATCGAACTGAACTTCTTCGGCCCCACCAAGATCAAGCAGAGCCTGCGCAAGCTGGCTGAATTGTTCGACGACTCCATCAAGGAGAAGGTGGAAGCGGTCATCGCCAAGTACGATCCGCAGATGCAGACGGTGATCGAAGAATACCGTGCCCGGCTGGAAGGGAAAAAGGTCATGCTCTACGTGGGTGGTCTCCGCCCCCGCCACACCATCGGCGCCTACGAGGACCTGGGCATGATCTGCGTCGGCTCCGGTTACGAGTTCGCCCATACGGACGACTATGACCGAACCGCATCGGAGATGCCCGATGCCACCGTGGTCTATGACGACGCCTCCGAGTTCGAGATGGAACAGTTCGCTCACGTGCTGAAGCCCGACCTGGTCGGTTCCGGCATCAAGGAGAAGTACCTGTTCCAGAAGATGGGAATCCCCTTCCGCCAGATGCACAGTTGGGACTACTCCGGCCCCTACCACGGCTACAAAGGGTTCCCGATCTTTGCCAGAGACATCGACATGGCGATCAACAGCCCAACGTGGGATCTGGTGAAAAGCCCGTTCTAA